Proteins encoded within one genomic window of Pedobacter africanus:
- a CDS encoding DegT/DnrJ/EryC1/StrS family aminotransferase: MIPVTKPFLPPKEDYEKYLKGIWHRRWLTNMGPLASELEMKLKDHLCIDHLLFVTNGTVALQMAIKALDLKGEIITTPFSFIATTSSIVWEGCTPIFADIDKDTLNIDVKKIEEVITERTTAILATHVYGNPCDVLGIQKIADKYNLKVIYDGAHAFGVKVEGKSVFEYGDITTCSLHATKLYHSVEGGLMITQNAAVLKKLAYIRNFGFNGPEAFAELGLNGKNSEFHAAMGLANLDHIESIHTNRKLICEHYDKKLKNFKGVKPVWNSFATMNYAYYPIVVEDESLLYKCIEILKLNEIFIRRYFYPSLSTVLPYVESVEMPITEDIARRVMCLPLYHDLSLEEVDLICRLLLRTQNN, from the coding sequence ATGATCCCTGTTACCAAACCTTTTTTGCCACCTAAAGAAGATTACGAAAAATATTTAAAAGGTATATGGCACCGTCGATGGCTAACCAATATGGGGCCATTGGCTAGTGAGTTGGAGATGAAACTAAAGGATCATTTGTGCATCGATCATTTGTTGTTTGTAACAAATGGTACGGTCGCTTTGCAGATGGCCATTAAAGCCCTTGATTTAAAAGGAGAGATTATAACTACTCCATTTTCTTTTATTGCGACGACAAGCAGCATTGTATGGGAAGGTTGTACTCCTATATTTGCAGATATTGATAAGGATACATTAAATATCGACGTGAAGAAAATCGAAGAAGTTATTACAGAAAGAACAACAGCGATTTTAGCAACTCATGTTTACGGTAATCCTTGTGATGTATTGGGAATTCAGAAGATTGCTGATAAATACAATTTGAAAGTGATTTATGATGGTGCTCATGCCTTTGGAGTTAAAGTTGAAGGTAAGTCAGTTTTTGAGTACGGAGATATAACGACCTGTAGTTTGCATGCTACCAAACTTTATCATTCAGTAGAAGGTGGGTTGATGATTACGCAGAATGCGGCTGTTTTAAAGAAATTAGCCTACATAAGGAATTTTGGGTTTAATGGGCCGGAAGCTTTTGCAGAACTGGGCCTGAATGGGAAAAATTCTGAATTTCACGCGGCAATGGGATTAGCAAACTTGGATCATATAGAAAGTATTCATACCAATCGAAAGTTGATTTGCGAGCACTACGATAAAAAGCTTAAGAATTTCAAAGGTGTTAAACCTGTGTGGAATAGTTTTGCGACTATGAATTATGCTTATTACCCAATAGTTGTAGAAGATGAAAGCCTGCTTTATAAATGCATCGAGATTTTAAAACTTAATGAAATTTTTATAAGACGATATTTTTATCCTTCACTTTCCACAGTTTTGCCTTATGTAGAATCCGTTGAAATGCCAATTACTGAGGATATTGCCAGAAGGGTTATGTGTTTGCCGTTGTATCATGATTTGAGCCTTGAAGAAGTTGATTTAATTTGTAGGTTATTGTTAAGGACACAAAATAATTAA
- a CDS encoding SDR family oxidoreductase: MGIELNKIKENSFLITGGAGFIGSNLVEFLLSHNARKVRVLDNFSNGHRKNIASFISNPAFEIIEGDIRNLETCCEACIDIDFVSHQAALGSVPRSINDPITTNEVNINGFLNMLIAIKDSNVKRMVYAASSSTYGDSKSLPKVESIIGNPLSPYAVTKYVNELYAHVFALNYGVETIGLRYFNVFGPKQDPNGAYAAVIPLFVQAILDNQSPFINGDGEQTRDFTYVDNAVQANVNAMLSDNSEATNQIYNIAVGDRTSLNQMFEILKGVENRDIVAIYREGRKGDVRDSLADISKAADLLEYKPQVKFKDGLVKTYNWYKNNQGFVRS, encoded by the coding sequence ATAGGTTCTAATTTAGTTGAATTTTTATTAAGTCATAATGCAAGAAAAGTACGTGTTCTTGATAACTTTAGCAATGGACACAGAAAAAATATTGCCAGTTTTATTTCAAATCCAGCTTTTGAAATAATAGAAGGTGATATAAGAAATTTAGAGACGTGCTGTGAAGCGTGCATTGATATAGATTTTGTATCTCATCAAGCTGCACTCGGCTCTGTTCCTCGTTCGATTAACGATCCAATAACAACTAATGAGGTAAATATTAATGGATTTCTGAATATGCTTATAGCGATAAAGGATTCTAATGTAAAGAGGATGGTTTATGCTGCGTCTTCATCTACCTATGGAGATAGTAAATCCCTGCCGAAAGTTGAGTCTATTATTGGAAATCCGCTGTCACCGTATGCAGTAACTAAGTATGTAAATGAATTGTATGCCCATGTCTTTGCTCTAAATTATGGCGTTGAAACTATTGGATTAAGGTATTTTAATGTGTTTGGGCCCAAACAAGATCCGAATGGAGCCTATGCTGCGGTAATACCATTGTTTGTTCAAGCTATCCTAGATAATCAATCACCTTTTATAAATGGTGATGGAGAGCAAACTCGTGACTTTACATACGTTGATAATGCCGTTCAAGCAAATGTGAACGCTATGCTGTCAGATAATTCTGAAGCAACTAATCAGATTTACAATATCGCGGTTGGAGACAGAACATCTTTGAATCAGATGTTCGAGATATTGAAGGGAGTTGAAAACAGAGATATTGTCGCAATATATAGAGAAGGCAGAAAAGGAGATGTAAGAGATAGTTTAGCTGATATATCAAAGGCTGCCGACTTATTAGAATATAAACCTCAGGTAAAATTTAAAGATGGGCTAGTGAAGACATATAATTGGTATAAGAATAATCAAGGCTTTGTTAGGTCATGA
- a CDS encoding acetyltransferase: MLIVGASGFAKEILQIFHDTNNLSDLAFYDDINANQSVFERFQVLKNELEVKAYFEAHGPEFTLGLGNPQLRNKLYIKFKELGGKFSSAISPFARIGNYNVTLGIGTNVLSGATFSNSTKIGIGGIVYYNVVVTHDCIIGDFVELSPNVQLLGRCEIGSFTQVGSNVVVLPDVKIGTNVIIGAGAVVTKNVPDNCLVVGVPAKVIKYLEPLNLAKLF, encoded by the coding sequence ATGTTAATTGTAGGAGCGAGTGGATTTGCTAAAGAAATATTGCAGATATTTCATGATACAAATAATCTTTCTGATTTGGCTTTTTATGATGACATAAATGCTAACCAATCGGTCTTTGAAAGATTTCAGGTTTTAAAAAATGAGTTGGAGGTAAAAGCATATTTTGAAGCACATGGACCCGAATTTACACTTGGTCTTGGTAATCCTCAGTTGAGAAATAAGTTGTATATTAAATTTAAAGAACTTGGAGGGAAATTCAGCTCGGCTATTAGCCCATTTGCAAGAATCGGGAACTACAATGTGACATTAGGTATTGGTACAAATGTACTTAGTGGTGCTACCTTTTCTAATAGTACCAAGATTGGAATAGGGGGAATAGTATATTATAATGTTGTTGTTACTCATGACTGTATTATTGGCGACTTTGTTGAATTGTCACCAAATGTCCAGCTTCTTGGCCGGTGTGAAATCGGTAGTTTTACTCAAGTAGGATCCAATGTGGTTGTATTGCCTGACGTTAAGATTGGCACTAACGTAATCATCGGGGCGGGGGCGGTTGTGACGAAAAATGTACCGGACAATTGTTTAGTTGTGGGTGTGCCGGCGAAAGTCATTAAATATCTTGAACCATTGAATCTTGCCAAACTGTTTTAA
- a CDS encoding lipopolysaccharide biosynthesis protein, translating into MGLQKATISGLIWTLAQQFSVQIIYFITQIILARLLSPSAFGLIAMLQIFISIGQILIDNGMATSLIRTQNVDERDYSTVFIINMVSSVLIYMIIFILAPFIASFYNLSELTLIVRVYTLSFIIQALVGVQTTQLTKAMNFKLQMLMQVPSAIIGGISGIILAIMGYGVWSLVWMALIRTFVFMVQHWFYTDWRPKLMFDKLKLKYHFGFGYKLTLSGVLDVIYTNSYNLIIGKLFSTTQLGYYNQADTLRMFPVNNISMALNKVTYPMFASINNDDEKLKIAYKKLMTQILFWIVPFMLLLIVIARPLFIFLIGEKWEPAVPYFRILCIAAIVYPLHIYNLNIINVKGRSDLFLRLEVIKKIVGLSVIGISLFFGMPGLLIGQVLFSFGAVYINTYYSGKMINYSLKEQMKDIYPIFLIAVFTLVITWGGYLILGNYFRLANLLQVVLVGTVFFATYIGVCFLYKVPALQDFKNIVSNKPLLP; encoded by the coding sequence ATGGGACTTCAGAAGGCCACAATTTCGGGGTTAATTTGGACATTAGCTCAACAATTTAGTGTTCAGATAATTTACTTTATCACTCAAATTATTCTTGCGAGACTGTTGTCTCCTTCTGCTTTCGGCTTAATTGCTATGTTGCAAATTTTTATATCTATCGGGCAAATTTTGATAGATAATGGGATGGCTACTTCATTAATCAGAACTCAAAATGTTGATGAACGGGATTACTCAACCGTTTTTATTATTAACATGGTGTCTAGCGTATTGATTTATATGATCATCTTTATCCTTGCACCTTTTATCGCGTCTTTTTATAATCTTTCTGAATTGACTTTGATTGTAAGGGTTTATACATTGTCGTTCATTATTCAAGCATTGGTCGGTGTCCAAACAACTCAGTTAACGAAAGCGATGAATTTTAAGCTCCAAATGTTAATGCAGGTTCCTTCAGCAATTATTGGAGGAATATCAGGGATAATATTAGCAATAATGGGGTATGGCGTTTGGAGTTTGGTTTGGATGGCGCTTATCCGCACTTTTGTTTTTATGGTGCAGCATTGGTTCTATACAGATTGGAGACCTAAATTAATGTTTGACAAATTAAAATTAAAATATCATTTTGGCTTTGGCTACAAACTTACACTTTCTGGGGTGCTTGATGTGATTTATACTAATTCCTATAATCTTATCATCGGAAAGCTATTTTCAACTACACAGCTTGGATATTATAATCAAGCGGACACATTGAGGATGTTTCCTGTAAACAATATTTCTATGGCATTGAATAAGGTAACCTATCCAATGTTTGCCTCCATTAACAATGACGATGAGAAATTAAAGATTGCATATAAAAAATTAATGACGCAGATTTTATTTTGGATAGTACCATTTATGCTTTTATTAATTGTGATTGCCAGACCTTTGTTTATTTTTTTGATTGGAGAAAAATGGGAACCAGCAGTCCCGTATTTTAGGATACTATGCATTGCTGCTATAGTATACCCACTTCATATTTATAACCTTAATATAATTAATGTTAAAGGAAGAAGTGACCTTTTCTTAAGGTTAGAAGTGATTAAAAAAATTGTTGGGTTATCAGTGATTGGCATTTCACTTTTTTTTGGAATGCCTGGACTTTTGATTGGACAAGTATTGTTTTCATTTGGTGCGGTATACATTAACACCTATTATAGTGGTAAAATGATTAATTATTCGTTAAAAGAGCAAATGAAAGATATTTACCCCATTTTTTTAATCGCGGTATTTACTTTAGTCATTACTTGGGGAGGGTACTTAATATTAGGCAACTATTTTCGTCTGGCAAATTTATTGCAGGTCGTTTTAGTTGGAACGGTTTTTTTTGCAACATACATAGGTGTTTGTTTTTTATATAAAGTTCCTGCTTTGCAAGACTTTAAAAATATTGTGTCTAATAAACCTTTGTTACCTTAA